TTGAGTACTTTATTTGGCTACCTGATTCCAACCAAATTGCAGCTTTGCGACTCAGCAGATATTTCAATAAACGAGTGTGATAAATCCCGGTGTGTTCCATGCAAAAAACGGCACTTCCAAGTTTAAAATTTAACTGCCTTTGTAGGCTTACTACAGTTTTGGTTATGCTCTTTATATCATTACCCGAAACATGTTCTAAGATAATCTTATTAGAACTACAAACTGCCCAATTCAAACTTTCTTTGGAGATGTCAATACCGATAAAATACTGTGTTTCCATGATGGTTGATGTTAAGAGTTTGTGTATTTTTACAGTACAGTTGTTGAGATTTTATCCGCCATCAACACCTTGGCTAATGGGTTTTACCCGGATTTCTATTTGATGTTTGGATAAAAACAGGATATAGGATTCAATCCCGTGGTGGGTTTTGCCCCTGCGGCCCCTTAAAGTGCCTATATCCTGCTCAACAACTGAAAAGTAAACTTACCAGTTTCTTGGTTTTGTTCAATCACACAAATCTAAAGGCGGCCCCGATGGCCACCCATAACCGAAGTCCTGCAATGCTGTATCGCCCGCAAGGTGCGCAGTTGCCAACCATTTAACCCCAAATCTTCAATGCCATCGCCCAGACGACACAGCACATGGGCTACTTCCCAGCGTGGCTGCACTGTGAAAATAGCGTATCCAATGGGCTAAAAACGGGTTTGGTCTGCAACTGAGCCACATGTAGATATAGCCGCATCGGCGGTCCGAATAGTGGTCTCAATGTTCTCATGCCACAGAAAGTTTTTGACACTGATTATATCCATGCCGTCCTCCAACAAATGAGTGGCGCAGGTGTGTCTGAGCGTATGCACGTGGACCTCCTTGATAATACCTGCTCTTTTGGCCGCCTCTTTTACTGCCCACTGTACACCCGCATCGGCGGTCCGACTTTTGGCTGTAACGAGAATCGAAATCACCGCCAGCGCGGTAAACAATAGCAACGCCGCCAAACAAATATTCCTGCGGCTTTTCTGCTGAAATATAACTTTTTAGCCCTCGGATAAGATGCTCAGATAGTGGAACATAGCGGTCTTTCTTCCCTTTACCCTGCACTACTTTTAGTTGCCTGCGGTCAAAGTCCAAATCCGCCAATTTTACACTCCGAACTTCCAAACAGCGAAGGCCACAACCGTAAAGAAGACCGATTAATACCTTATGCTTGAGTAAAGTACAGGCTTTTAGCATCGCCCAGACTTCCTGTTTACTCAGCACAACAGGAAGTTTATTTACCTTTTGTATAGCAGGCAAATGCAGGTAACTATAGGGCAAACCTTCAGCTTTGAGCAAGAAACGAAGCCCATAAACGGTATGCTTGAAATAGGTTTGGGAGGGGGTTATGCTCCGTTGTTGGAGCATAAATAAGTACTCACGGTTCGCCGCTGCGATGTACCTGCTCTTGATCGAGTTCGGTGGGGATTTTGCCATAATGCAGCGCAATGGCCGCAATATGCATGGAATAGTTTTTGAAAGTGCTCGGGCTAGGGCCCAGTATGGAAATACTGCGCTCAAAACGATGGATTAATTCCTGAAACCCAGGCACTTCTCGGCTGGCACGATTGATAAGCTTGTTCTCATGTAGCTCATCAGAGTCCTTTTTTTGTCATGCTAAATTTTAAGTTTAAATTGGCCTTAAAATTAAGCCTTTTGAGACAATATAGCTACCGAAGGTTTTGTTCAACAGGCGTTTGGCAAAAAAGCGGGTTCAGCGGTTAATTGAGCATTCTACCTCGCATCAACTTTTGTGGTATGTTGACAGTTTTGTGCTCCGAAATCCGCTTCTTCGTTAAGCCACCAAACGTTGGGCGATTCGCTCATGCAGGTGGCCCGGGCGCGTAACGGTCGACAGGATAAATACTTGAAGGGAATCTCCGAAATGTGTGGAAAATCTCCCTTTTTAGGCATCGTATCCATAAAATCTATGAGGGTTTTACTTCTTATCTTAGGATTTGGCTTAGCAATCATCAGTTTCGACAGGCAAGAAAACACTGAACAGAGAATAAAGTCCTTTGACTTTTCCTACGACAATGTATTCTCAAGCTGTTTTTCCATCAAGTTCACCGAAGGAGATACTGTTTTTGTTCGTCAACATTTTACGACTAGTGACATTCCTCGAATCAACACAAACTATTACGCTGTGCTATCCAAGCGTGACAGAAACGCAGAAAACAACGTAACTGGGTCTTATGTATCCTGCTTCATCCATCAGCCTTTGCAGGCGTTAGCGGCAAGCATAACCCATAAACTCAAACAAATGACGAAACATTAATATGGACAAAGTAGCACTAACAGATTTCATAAAATCAAACATTGTCAATATTCCTATTGACGAACAATCATTACAAATAATTGCTGAACAATTTGAAGAAAGGACATTTAAGAAGGATGAGTATCTGCTAAAAGAAGGAAAAGTAAGTGGTTACTTTTTTCTTTCAGAGGGCTTTTTAAGAGTATTTACCTTTGATACTGACGGGAATGAAGTAACAACCTATTTTTATTCGCAAAATAAAATCGTTTTTGACGCTGCTTCATTTTTCCTAAAACGACCTTCTACCGAGAACATACAGGCTATGACAGAATGCAAAGTATATGTAACCAACTTTGAAAAATTAAATCAACTTTTTCATTCCGTAGCAGCATTCAGAGAGTTTGGCAGACAAATAATCGTTCAGGAATTTGTAGCATACAAACAACGAACATTGGCAATGATAAACCAAAGTGCAGAAAAACGATACTTAAAACTAATTGAAACCAATAAAGATGTTTTTCAGTTTGCACATCTCAGTCATATTGCGTCTTATCTTGGAATTAGTGAGAGAACGTTAAACAGAATTCGTCAGAATTTTACAAAAAAATAGCCCCTATTTTTTTACGCCATTTGTCGTATGTAATAAAATTTAGTCGCTGCATCTTTACAGAAACAAATTTTATTACAAATGGCAAATATTCCTTTTTATGTGTATGCCACCTTTGGTATAACACTCTTCTCAACGCTGTACCTGTTTTACAGGGCGATACCAAAGTCAAATGGATTTATTGTTCTAATATCCATTTGGCTATTGGTACAATCCATTATAGGCATTCTTGGTTTTTACACTATCACCAACACTATGCCACCTCGGTTTCAACTATTGTTGTTGCCACCTTTGGTGTTTACTATGGTTCAATTTAGCACCAAAAAGGGAAAGGCGTTTATTGATAGTTTGGATTTAAAAATCCTCACTATCATTCATATTGTCAGAATTCCGGTTGAAATAGTATTGTATTGGCTTTTTGTTAGTAAAGCAGTTCCAGAATTGGTGACTTTTGAAGGACGAAATTTTGACATTATTTCTGGAATATCCGCACCGTTTATTTACTATTTCGGTTTTGTGAAGCAAAAAATTGGCAAACCTATACTCATTGCTTGGAATATTATTTGCCTTGGATTGTTGCTGAATATAGTTATCAATGGAATGCTATCTGCACCAACTCCCTTTCAACAATTCGGGCTTGAACAACCCAACATTGCCGTTCTTCATTTTCCATTTATGTTCTTACCCGCTTGTATTGTTC
Above is a window of Runella slithyformis DSM 19594 DNA encoding:
- a CDS encoding tyrosine-type recombinase/integrase, with amino-acid sequence MAALLLFTALAVISILVTAKSRTADAGVQWAVKEAAKRAGIIKEVHVHTLRHTCATHLLEDGMDIISVKNFLWHENIETTIRTADAAISTCGSVADQTRF
- a CDS encoding Crp/Fnr family transcriptional regulator — encoded protein: MDKVALTDFIKSNIVNIPIDEQSLQIIAEQFEERTFKKDEYLLKEGKVSGYFFLSEGFLRVFTFDTDGNEVTTYFYSQNKIVFDAASFFLKRPSTENIQAMTECKVYVTNFEKLNQLFHSVAAFREFGRQIIVQEFVAYKQRTLAMINQSAEKRYLKLIETNKDVFQFAHLSHIASYLGISERTLNRIRQNFTKK